One Nostoc sp. UHCC 0302 DNA window includes the following coding sequences:
- a CDS encoding FAD-binding oxidoreductase — MKAIASSLASIVGEENAVSLWENIELSQQKLIQQAMASATPPSCIVYPRTQEQLATVIAECYQNNWRVLPCGSGSKLTWGGLAKSVDVVVSTERINQLIEHAVGDLTVTVEAGMKFSSLQAILAKSRQFLALDPTTPELATIGGIVATGDTGSLRQRYNSVRDQLLGITFVRADGQIAKAGGRVVKNVAGYDLMKLFTGSYGTLGVISQVTFRVYPVQEASGTVVLTGTAEAISQAAATLRGSALTPTQADLLSTKLVSSLGLGEGLGLIGRFQSISESVKEQSNRLLEVGQKLGLDGAIYIDGDEADLWQRLQKSMHCPATESAISCKIGVLPTAAVEILTQVELGLIHIASGLGLLQLEDKNQVLKVRDRLQANSGFLTILEASVKVKQEIDVWGYTGNALPLMRGIKEQFDSKNILSPGRFVGGI, encoded by the coding sequence ATGAAAGCGATTGCTTCTAGTCTTGCATCTATCGTCGGCGAAGAAAATGCTGTTTCCCTTTGGGAAAATATCGAACTCAGTCAGCAGAAACTTATCCAACAGGCGATGGCTTCCGCAACACCTCCCAGTTGTATTGTCTATCCCCGTACTCAAGAACAATTAGCGACAGTCATCGCAGAATGTTATCAGAATAACTGGCGTGTTCTCCCTTGCGGTAGTGGTAGTAAACTCACCTGGGGAGGTTTAGCTAAGAGTGTGGATGTCGTAGTTAGTACAGAACGCATCAACCAACTAATTGAACACGCCGTTGGCGATTTGACTGTCACGGTAGAAGCTGGGATGAAGTTCTCCAGCCTCCAGGCAATTTTGGCTAAGTCGCGGCAATTTCTTGCCCTTGACCCCACAACACCAGAGTTAGCAACCATTGGTGGAATTGTCGCCACAGGTGATACAGGTTCCTTGCGGCAACGTTATAACAGTGTGCGCGACCAGTTATTGGGCATTACCTTTGTGCGTGCTGATGGACAAATTGCCAAAGCTGGGGGACGAGTTGTCAAAAATGTTGCCGGATACGACTTGATGAAGTTGTTTACTGGCTCTTACGGCACGTTAGGAGTAATTAGTCAAGTAACTTTCCGTGTTTACCCAGTACAAGAAGCATCGGGGACGGTAGTACTAACTGGTACTGCGGAGGCTATATCCCAAGCTGCTGCTACCTTGCGAGGTTCAGCGTTAACGCCAACTCAGGCAGATTTGCTATCAACTAAATTGGTGTCGAGTTTAGGATTGGGTGAAGGATTGGGATTAATTGGTCGGTTTCAAAGTATTAGTGAAAGTGTTAAAGAACAATCAAACCGTCTTTTGGAAGTAGGACAAAAGTTGGGATTGGATGGGGCAATTTATATAGATGGAGATGAGGCTGATTTATGGCAGCGATTGCAAAAAAGTATGCATTGTCCTGCCACAGAATCTGCAATTAGTTGCAAAATAGGAGTATTACCTACTGCTGCGGTGGAAATTTTAACTCAGGTGGAGTTAGGTTTAATTCACATAGCTAGTGGTTTAGGTTTGTTACAATTAGAGGATAAAAATCAGGTTTTGAAAGTGCGCGATCGCCTTCAAGCTAATAGTGGTTTTTTAACAATTTTAGAAGCATCAGTAAAGGTTAAACAAGAAATAGATGTTTGGGGCTACACTGGCAATGCTTTGCCTTTAATGCGGGGAATTAAAGAGCAGTTTGATAGTAAGAATATTTTAAGTCCTGGTCGGTTTGTGGGTGGGATTTAA